In Candidatus Polarisedimenticolaceae bacterium, the genomic stretch CGACCACCCGCCGGAGCGGGAAGGCCGGCAGCGCGAAGACCGCGTCCCCCTCGAACACGAGCACCCCGTGTTCCCCGCGCTTCACCACGACCACCGAGGGCCCGAGCGCCCGCGCCGCCTCCGCGGCCTCGACGAGGTTGAAACGGCCCGTGAGCTGACGGATCTCCCCGTCGTTGACGAGCAGCAGGTCCACGCGCGAGAGCAGGCGTCGCAGCGACTCCGGCTTCCCCTCGATCCAGAAGTTCATCGTGTCGGCGGCGACGAGGGCCGGACGCGAGACCTGGTCGAGGACCCGCGCCTGCAGGTCCGGATCGACGTTGGCCAGGAAGACGACCGGGGTCGAGCGCCACGCCTCGGGGACGACCGGGTCGAAGTCGGCGAGCACGTTCAGCTGCGTCTCGAGCGTCGTCCGGTCGTTGAGGTTGTCGTGGTAGACGCCGCTCCAGAAGAAGGTCTTCCCCGCCTGCCGCTTCAACCCGGCGAGGTCCACGCCGCGCTCGCGGAACGGGACCAGGTGCTCGTCGCCGAAGTCCTCGCCGACCACGGCGATCAGACGGACCGGCGCGAAATAGGAGGCCGCGACGGCGAAGTGGGCCGCCGATCCGCCGAGGATCCGCTCGGCCGCGCCGAACGGCGTCCGCACCGAATCGAACGCCACCGTTCCCGCCACCAGGATCGCCATCGGGTCACTCCTTGCCGAGATACTTGTCGAGGATCGCGGCCAGACGCGCGCGCGCCGCGGCCGGAATCGCCGCCGGGGGGGTGATCAACGCGAACCGGAGCGCGTCCACGCAGCCGCACGACCGCTCCGCGGGGAGCGCGGCGACCGCGAGGCGGAGGGTCCGCTCCGCGACCTCCGCGTTGGCGCGCAGGTTCCCGAGGAGCGCCTCGACCGAGACGTCCTCCTCCTCCTCGTGCCAGCAGTCGTAATCGGTGACGAGCGCCAGCGTGGCGTAGCAGATCTCCGCCTCCCGGGCGAGCTTGGCCTCCTGCAGGTTCGTCATCCCGATGACGTCCACCCCCCAGGTCCGATACAGGCGCGACTCCGCGCGGGTGGAGAAGGCCGGCCCTTCCATGCACAGGTAGGTGCCGCCGTCGTGCGCGGTCGCCCCGGCGGCGCGCGCGGCGTCGCGCAGCACCCGGCGGGTCGGCTCGCAGATCGGGTCGGCGAAGGTGACGTGGGCCGCGACGCCGTCCCCGAAGAAGGTCGAGATCCTCCCGCGGGTGCGGTCGATGAACTGATCGGGCAGCAGGACGTCGCGGGGATGGACGTCCTCGCGCATCGAGCCGACGGCGGACGCGGAGAGGATCCGCGTCACGCCGAGCATCTTCAGCGCGTAGAGGTTCGCCCGGAAGTTGATCTCGCCGGGGAGGATGCGGTGCTCGCGGCCGTGCCGCGCCAGGAAGGCGACGTCGCGTCCCTCCAGACTCCCGACCACCAGGGCGTCCGACGGATCGCCGAACGGCGTCGTGAGGTGAACCTCGCGGGGGTCCTCGAGCCCCGACATCCGGTACAGCCCGCTCCCCCCGAGGATCCCGACCTCCGCCCGGGGCGCCCCGCTCACCGGCTCTCCTCGGCCGCCCGAGCGAGGGCCGCGGGGTCGGTGACGCGCCTCCCCTGCCCGCTCCCGCGGGCGATCGACGCCGCGGGGGGCGCGTCCGGCTTTCCGTTCCGGACGACGACCCACGCGGGGCGGAGGTTGAGCGCCGCGCGGCGGAGCGCGCGGGTCGCCGGATCGGAGGGATCGCCGTCGATCGTCACGACGAGCGGATCGCGACCGAGCTCCTCCAGGGCGACTCCGACGTCGATCCCCCGGGTGTAATACGCCGACGGGTCCCGCCCGAACGCCCCCACGAGCCCGGAGGCGCGCGGGCGCCAGACGTCGCCGCGCCCGTGGATCGCCAGGCGCGTCATCGTCCGCGCGAGCAGGACGTTGTCGGGCATCGGCCACCGCGGGCTCGACAGCAGTCCCGCGGTCGGCTCGATCGGCAGGAAGTCGCGCGCGGCGACCTCCGATCCCTGGAACATGTTCGCGGTGACGAACTCCGCGAGGCTCGCCGCGGCGTCGAGATAACGGACGTCCCCGGTGGACTCGTACGCGTCGACGAGGCCGAACGCGCAGTCCGCCTGCGACACGAGGAAACGGTGCTGCTCGGGATTGGGCTCGACCACGTGGCCCACGCCCCGTCCCGCGGCGTAAGCCTTGGCGAGAACCAGCTCGACGGCCTCGCGTCCCGCCTTCTCCAGCGCGGGGTCGCCGAGCAGCGCCCCCGCGCGCAGCAGCGCCGCGCCGGCGAGCGCGTTCGGGCCCGAAAGGACCAGGGGATCGACCTGGAGGGTCCCGTTCTCGTCCGGGAACGCCGCGTTGCGGAACCCGCCGCCGGAGGGACGCGCCAGGCGCTGCGTCAGGAACCGGGCGATCCCCTCGACCGCGCCGCGCAGCTCGGGGGACGGCTCGCGGCGGAGCGCGAAGACGAGGTCGCGCAGCAGCTCCGCGTTCCCCGTCAGCATCTTCTCCCGCTGGATCTCTCCCCAGTCGGGGGCGGCCGCGAGGCGACGCACGCCTCCCTCGGCGTCGTCCCACATCGGGGACGCGACGAGCTGGACCAGGGTGCGCCGCGCGATCGGCGCGAGGTCCGCGCGACCGCGGTCGTCCCGGAGCGAGGCGTATTCCGCGAGCCACGGCAGGACGTATTTGGGCGCGGCTCCGAAACCTCCGAGCCGTGCGTCGGCGTTTCCGACGAGCCACCGCGCGAGCGAGTCGGACGCCGACGGCTCCAGAGCGGCCGCCTCGGGGGGGTCGACCCGCAGACGGTCCTTGTAGATGTCCGCGACGCCGCCGAGCAGCCCCGCCCACTTCTCGAAGTAGATGCGCCCCTCGGAGAGGAGCAGGCGCGTGTTCTCGGGGGAGGTGTAGCCGAAGTTGATCGGCAATGCGACCTTCTGCGGGTTGTTCTGCGTGAGCATCGGCATGCCGTTGGAGAGCAGGAGGGAGATCACCGGCCACGAGCCGGTCTGGTAACGCTCCCTCACGTCGGGGCGGCGGTCGGCCGAGACGACGACGGTGATGTATTTGGCGTTGAGCTCGCGCAGCACCGTCGCGTCGGAGAAGCTCTCCCGGAGCATCTTGCGCGCGGGCGCGCTCCACGGAACTCCGAGGTACAGCATGATCGGCTGACCGAACAGCCGCGCCCGCTCGAAGGTCGCCGGCGACCACGGCGTGGGGTAGAGGCGCTCGATGTACGGCGCCGCGGGCCACTCCGCGAAGGCGACCTGGGCAGGCTTGTCGAGGTCGACGCCCTGCAGGATCGGCGGGAGCTTCGGGGGCTCGGATGGCGTGGTCTGCGCCTGCACCGTCGCGGCGGCGAGCGCCAGCGCGGTTGCTGCCGTCCAAGGTCGCATGAGCCCGTCCCTCGCATCCTTCGTCGGGAAAGGTTCGATTATTCGGGGGGCTCCGAGACCTGTCAAGGAACGCATTGCGTCCAGCCATTTGGGCTGTACCTTTGATGCCGGATTCGCCGGCGCGAATCGGGGGGACGGTCCGGATACCTATGCAGACGTCACCCTCTCGCACCGTCGCCCGCGTGACCGCCGCAGTCGTCCTGGCGGCTTCGCTGACGCCCGTCCTCCCGCGCCTGGTCGAGACGCTGCCCGCGCTCCTGGAGAAGGGGGCGGTCCTGGCGGCGCTCGTGCTCGCGGCGACCGCCACCGCGCGCCTGGGCGGCCATCGTGCCGGCTCGCGGCCGATCCGGGTGACCGCGGCGTTCCTCCTCGTGGCGGCGCTGCACCTGCCGCCCGCCGGTGCCTTCCTCGTCCTCGGCGCCGCCGCGCTCGCGGCGCGCGGCGGCGGGCTCTCCGGGATCTCGGGGTCCGGGATCTCCCAGGCGGCGGCCAACTTCGCCGCGCTCGCCACGCTCACGGTCGCGCTGCGCACGTTCCCCCCGGCGAGCGCGCACCTGGGCCTGCGCGGGCTGATCGAGGTCGTGGCGGCCTTCGTCCTGTTCCAGGGGACGGCGATCGCGGCCCGGGTGCTCCTGGCGCTCGCCGCCGGAAACGCCCGCGAGGTGCTCACGCGTCCCGCGCTGGGGAGGCTCGCCTTCGAGGTCCTCAACCCCGCCCTCGCGTGGCTGCTCCTCGTGCAGCTCGAGCTCGGAACGCCCCTGGCCTTCGGCGCGCTCGCCGGCGTGATCGTCCTCGGCGGGTACGCGTTGCGCGCCCTCGACCGCGCCTTCCGCGAGCTGCATGCGGCGAACCAGGCCCTCGCCGCGCGGGTGACCGAGCTCGCGACCCTCCACGCGATCGGCCGCGAGATCCTCTCCTCCCTCGAGCCCGATCGCGTCTGCCGGATCATCGAGCGGGAGTGCCGCAAGATCTTCGACGTCGACTTCTTCTTCCTCGCGCTGGTCGATCGCGACACCAACGAGCTTCGCGTCCTCCACCGCGCCGAGCGGGGCCAGGACTCGCGGGTGTCGGTCCTTCCGATCGGCGAGGGGCTGGCCTCCTGGATCGTCCGCAACAAGCGCGGCATCCTCGTCGAGGACTTCACGCAGCCCACGCCCGGGCTCCCGTTCCGCCCGACGGTCGTCGAGCCCGGGATCCGATCCGCGCTCGCCGTCCCCCTCATCGTCGAGGACCGCGTCGTGGGAGTGTTGTCGATCCAGAGCCGCCGCCCGCACGCCTATGACGACCATCTCCTCTCGGTCCTCACGACGATCGCCCAGCAGGCCGCCGTCGCCCTCGAGAACGCGCGCCACTACGCGATGGCGACGGTGGACTCCCTCACCGGCCTGTTCCTGCGCGACTACTTCTTCCGCCGCCTCGAGGAGGAGTACTCCCGTGCCGCCCGTTACGGCGGATCGTTCGCGGTGCTGATGCTCGACCTCGACGCCTTCAAGACGATCAACGACCGCCACGGTCACCTCGCCGGCGATCGTTACCTGCGCGCGCTCGGGCAGACGATCCGCACGCGCCTGCGCGGCGCGGACCTCGCGTGCCGCTACGGCGGCGACGAGTTCTGCCTCCTGCTCCCCGAGACCGACCTCGCGGGCGCGCAGCCGATCGCCGAGCGTCTGCGGGCGGCGATCGGCGCCCTCAGCGCGGACATCGGCGGGGGGACGGTGCGCTCGACGGTGTCGATCGGGCTCGCGGCCTATCCGGACCACGACACGGGGGACCTCAAGGCCCTGCTGCTGCGCGCCGACCAGGCGCTCTACCAGGCCAAGCGCTCCGGCCGGGACCGCGTCGTCGCCTTCGCGGCGTAAATGGGGACAGCAACCATTTAAGAGCCGAGGACGCTCGCGACGTCGCGCCCGGTCCGGGCCTCGAACCGCTGGACGAGCGAGGGGAGGTTCCCGCTCGGGCGGTCGAGGACGATCTTCTCGATCCGGGACATCGGCACGAAGACGACCGAGGGGCCGACGACGCTTTCGTCGCCGCGCTCGACCTGGGCGCACCAGTCGTCGAACGACGCGAGGTCCAGCGCCTCCAGGACCGCCCCCGCGGCGTCGAGGGAGCGCAGCACTCCCCACAACTTCTCCTGCGGCTCGCGCAGGTAAGCGAGGACCGCCGCGCCGGGCTCGACCTTCGCCGAGGATCGGTGCGGGTGCTCGACCAGCTCGACGAGGACCCCCCCGGTCGCCTTGGGGTGGAGAAACGCCACCCGCGTCCCCTCGGCACCGGGACGCGGCGCGTCGTCCAGGAGGGGGACCCCCTTCGCCTTCAGGCGATCGAGGATCTCCTGGACGTCGTCGACCGCGAGGGCGAGCTGCTGGAGCCCCTCGCCCCGTTTCTCGATGAACTTCGCGATCGGCGAATCCGGGGAGGTCGCCTCGATCAGCTCGAGGCGCACCGCTCCCGCGGGGAGGAAGGCGACGCGGACCTTCTCCGTCGCGACCTCCTCGACGCCGGAAACGGCGAGACCGAGCGCGTCGCGCCAGAAGGCGA encodes the following:
- a CDS encoding PfkB family carbohydrate kinase — its product is MAILVAGTVAFDSVRTPFGAAERILGGSAAHFAVAASYFAPVRLIAVVGEDFGDEHLVPFRERGVDLAGLKRQAGKTFFWSGVYHDNLNDRTTLETQLNVLADFDPVVPEAWRSTPVVFLANVDPDLQARVLDQVSRPALVAADTMNFWIEGKPESLRRLLSRVDLLLVNDGEIRQLTGRFNLVEAAEAARALGPSVVVVKRGEHGVLVFEGDAVFALPAFPLRRVVDPTGAGDAFAGGFLGAIAERIDRGERDWRRAAVLGSVLASYQVEAFSLDRIRRLGPEEIRDRFRAFQDLTRFGPLAD
- the mtnP gene encoding S-methyl-5'-thioadenosine phosphorylase; this encodes MSGAPRAEVGILGGSGLYRMSGLEDPREVHLTTPFGDPSDALVVGSLEGRDVAFLARHGREHRILPGEINFRANLYALKMLGVTRILSASAVGSMREDVHPRDVLLPDQFIDRTRGRISTFFGDGVAAHVTFADPICEPTRRVLRDAARAAGATAHDGGTYLCMEGPAFSTRAESRLYRTWGVDVIGMTNLQEAKLAREAEICYATLALVTDYDCWHEEEEDVSVEALLGNLRANAEVAERTLRLAVAALPAERSCGCVDALRFALITPPAAIPAAARARLAAILDKYLGKE
- a CDS encoding DUF255 domain-containing protein is translated as MRPWTAATALALAAATVQAQTTPSEPPKLPPILQGVDLDKPAQVAFAEWPAAPYIERLYPTPWSPATFERARLFGQPIMLYLGVPWSAPARKMLRESFSDATVLRELNAKYITVVVSADRRPDVRERYQTGSWPVISLLLSNGMPMLTQNNPQKVALPINFGYTSPENTRLLLSEGRIYFEKWAGLLGGVADIYKDRLRVDPPEAAALEPSASDSLARWLVGNADARLGGFGAAPKYVLPWLAEYASLRDDRGRADLAPIARRTLVQLVASPMWDDAEGGVRRLAAAPDWGEIQREKMLTGNAELLRDLVFALRREPSPELRGAVEGIARFLTQRLARPSGGGFRNAAFPDENGTLQVDPLVLSGPNALAGAALLRAGALLGDPALEKAGREAVELVLAKAYAAGRGVGHVVEPNPEQHRFLVSQADCAFGLVDAYESTGDVRYLDAAASLAEFVTANMFQGSEVAARDFLPIEPTAGLLSSPRWPMPDNVLLARTMTRLAIHGRGDVWRPRASGLVGAFGRDPSAYYTRGIDVGVALEELGRDPLVVTIDGDPSDPATRALRRAALNLRPAWVVVRNGKPDAPPAASIARGSGQGRRVTDPAALARAAEESR
- a CDS encoding sensor domain-containing diguanylate cyclase, with product MTAAVVLAASLTPVLPRLVETLPALLEKGAVLAALVLAATATARLGGHRAGSRPIRVTAAFLLVAALHLPPAGAFLVLGAAALAARGGGLSGISGSGISQAAANFAALATLTVALRTFPPASAHLGLRGLIEVVAAFVLFQGTAIAARVLLALAAGNAREVLTRPALGRLAFEVLNPALAWLLLVQLELGTPLAFGALAGVIVLGGYALRALDRAFRELHAANQALAARVTELATLHAIGREILSSLEPDRVCRIIERECRKIFDVDFFFLALVDRDTNELRVLHRAERGQDSRVSVLPIGEGLASWIVRNKRGILVEDFTQPTPGLPFRPTVVEPGIRSALAVPLIVEDRVVGVLSIQSRRPHAYDDHLLSVLTTIAQQAAVALENARHYAMATVDSLTGLFLRDYFFRRLEEEYSRAARYGGSFAVLMLDLDAFKTINDRHGHLAGDRYLRALGQTIRTRLRGADLACRYGGDEFCLLLPETDLAGAQPIAERLRAAIGALSADIGGGTVRSTVSIGLAAYPDHDTGDLKALLLRADQALYQAKRSGRDRVVAFAA
- the mce gene encoding methylmalonyl-CoA epimerase, with product MKARVDHIGIAVKGLEERLAFWRDALGLAVSGVEEVATEKVRVAFLPAGAVRLELIEATSPDSPIAKFIEKRGEGLQQLALAVDDVQEILDRLKAKGVPLLDDAPRPGAEGTRVAFLHPKATGGVLVELVEHPHRSSAKVEPGAAVLAYLREPQEKLWGVLRSLDAAGAVLEALDLASFDDWCAQVERGDESVVGPSVVFVPMSRIEKIVLDRPSGNLPSLVQRFEARTGRDVASVLGS